A DNA window from Anaerocolumna sp. AGMB13020 contains the following coding sequences:
- the def gene encoding peptide deformylase, with the protein MAIRNIRKIGDSILNKRAKEITEMTPKIKTLIQDMLDTMYDAYGVGLAAPQVGILKRLIVIDVSEDGDSPIILINPEILETDGEQVGEEGCLSVPGKSGVVKRPNYAKVKAFNENMEEVVVEGTELLARALCHEIDHLNGELYVDKVIGELHSNTEE; encoded by the coding sequence ATGGCAATTCGCAATATTAGAAAAATCGGAGATTCCATCTTAAATAAGAGAGCAAAAGAAATTACAGAAATGACCCCGAAAATTAAGACTTTGATTCAGGATATGCTAGATACCATGTATGATGCTTACGGTGTGGGTCTTGCAGCCCCTCAGGTGGGTATACTGAAACGTCTTATCGTTATTGATGTTTCAGAAGACGGTGATTCGCCTATAATACTTATAAACCCTGAAATATTAGAAACTGACGGCGAGCAGGTGGGTGAGGAAGGCTGTCTTAGTGTTCCTGGAAAATCAGGGGTAGTAAAGAGACCCAATTATGCCAAGGTAAAAGCTTTCAATGAAAATATGGAAGAAGTTGTTGTGGAAGGAACAGAATTGTTAGCAAGAGCTCTTTGCCATGAAATCGATCATTTAAATGGCGAGCTGTATGTAGATAAGGTAATCGGAGAGCTTCATTCCAATACCGAAGAATAA
- the fmt gene encoding methionyl-tRNA formyltransferase yields MNIVYMGTPAIAAVILKDLHEAGHRIIGAVTQQDKPKGRGNQVQYSAVKEMALSLNIPVFQPRRVKEPEFIEILKQLNPDVIVVAAFGQILSKVILELPKFGCINVHASLLPKYRGSAPIQWSIIEGEEKTGITIMHMDEGIDTGDMISKKEITLSPKETFGTLHDKLAEAAGPLLIHALADIEAGRATRTRQGDSNSMYARILDKSLGHIDFSQPAIKIERLIRGLNPWPSAFTFLEGKMLKIWDADVEPAQENGAPGEIIAVRKDAVLVQTGEGILAVKELQLEGKKRMTSESFLRGYEVKANTVLQ; encoded by the coding sequence ATGAATATTGTTTATATGGGAACACCGGCGATTGCAGCGGTTATCTTAAAAGATCTTCATGAAGCCGGTCATAGGATTATAGGGGCTGTGACGCAGCAGGATAAGCCGAAGGGAAGAGGCAATCAGGTGCAATATTCCGCAGTGAAGGAAATGGCATTAAGCCTTAACATACCGGTATTTCAGCCAAGACGGGTAAAAGAACCGGAATTTATTGAGATTTTAAAGCAGTTAAATCCGGATGTTATCGTTGTGGCAGCCTTTGGCCAGATCCTGTCAAAGGTTATTTTGGAACTTCCGAAGTTTGGTTGTATTAACGTACATGCTTCTTTGCTTCCTAAGTACAGGGGATCAGCACCTATTCAATGGAGTATCATTGAAGGAGAAGAAAAAACCGGTATTACCATAATGCATATGGATGAGGGAATTGATACTGGTGATATGATCAGCAAAAAGGAAATTACTCTTTCACCCAAAGAGACCTTTGGAACGTTACATGATAAGCTGGCGGAAGCAGCAGGGCCTTTATTAATTCATGCACTTGCGGATATCGAAGCAGGAAGAGCAACAAGAACCAGGCAGGGGGACAGTAACTCTATGTATGCCAGGATTCTTGATAAATCTCTGGGGCACATTGATTTTTCCCAGCCTGCCATTAAGATTGAAAGACTTATCAGAGGATTGAATCCATGGCCTAGTGCATTTACCTTCCTTGAAGGGAAAATGCTTAAGATCTGGGATGCGGATGTTGAGCCTGCCCAAGAAAATGGCGCACCAGGTGAAATTATCGCGGTAAGAAAAGATGCCGTATTGGTTCAGACAGGGGAAGGTATTCTTGCTGTCAAAGAACTGCAGTTAGAGGGAAAGAAAAGAATGACTTCAGAAAGCTTTTTGAGGGGATATGAAGTGAAAGCAAATACTGTTTTACAATAA
- a CDS encoding zinc metallopeptidase — protein MFPYFYGLDPTYILVIIGAVLVLGASALVNLTFGKYSAVRSLSGMTGAQAAQRILNQAGIYDVSIEHINGKLTDHYDPSNKVLRLSDSVYGDSSVAAIGVAAHECGHAIQHQHGYVPLRLRTAIVPLANFGSKISWPLIILGVFLSWSQTLIYAGIILFSLAVLFQIITLPVEFNASRRAVKILDDSGILYGEEVQITKKVLGAAALTYVAGAAASVLQLLRLIRIFGGNNRD, from the coding sequence ATGTTTCCATATTTTTACGGACTGGATCCCACATATATTTTGGTTATAATAGGTGCCGTACTTGTGCTGGGGGCCTCAGCTTTAGTGAATTTGACCTTCGGGAAATATTCGGCTGTCAGAAGCTTGTCAGGAATGACAGGTGCCCAGGCTGCACAGCGAATCTTAAATCAGGCAGGTATCTATGACGTTTCCATAGAACACATAAATGGTAAGTTGACCGATCATTATGATCCATCAAATAAAGTGCTGAGATTGTCTGACAGTGTATACGGTGATTCCTCCGTCGCTGCTATTGGTGTTGCCGCCCATGAGTGCGGGCATGCCATCCAGCACCAGCATGGATATGTGCCGCTTCGTCTGAGGACTGCTATCGTACCTCTTGCTAATTTTGGCTCAAAGATTTCCTGGCCTCTGATTATATTGGGAGTTTTCTTAAGCTGGTCGCAGACATTAATCTATGCAGGAATTATACTCTTTTCCCTGGCGGTATTGTTTCAGATCATAACCTTGCCCGTTGAGTTTAACGCTTCCAGGAGGGCGGTAAAGATATTGGATGATTCTGGTATTCTATATGGTGAAGAGGTTCAAATAACAAAGAAAGTTCTAGGCGCTGCAGCACTTACTTATGTTGCAGGTGCGGCAGCATCCGTTCTGCAGCTGCTAAGGTTAATAAGAATATTCGGAGGCAATAACCGTGACTGA
- the rsmB gene encoding 16S rRNA (cytosine(967)-C(5))-methyltransferase RsmB translates to MTDTKVVTRNTREIALDILIEILEKGDFSHTLLNRTLKTYSDLTKQDRSFITRLVEGTLERLLTLDFYINSYSSVKVGKMKPLIRTLLRLSVYQLKYMDQVPDSAVCNEAVKLAGKRGFKSLSGFMNGVLRNIARNTKEDYHSLEQKDRIGYLEVAYSTPRWMIEKWLKEYSYETVKGMLAAQFEESRGTTVRVNQSVNTPEELLEILKKENIAAAKGIYNDTALKLLNYETMDAIKAFSDGRFTVQDESSMLIGFISDVKAGDYIIDVCAAPGGKSLHVADLLKGSGKVDARDLTEYKVSLINENIARLGYDNIEACCMDAKELDEESVGKADIVIADLPCSGLGVIGKKPDIKYNMTEEKQKELIKLQREILTTVSQYVKEEGTLIYSTCTVNKDENLDNVEWFVRNFPFQLESIEKYLPENISSDTKQMGYLQLIPGIHNTDGFFMARLKKLKCL, encoded by the coding sequence GTGACTGATACAAAAGTGGTTACAAGAAATACCAGGGAAATTGCTCTGGATATACTCATAGAGATTCTGGAAAAAGGAGATTTCAGCCACACGCTTCTTAACAGAACATTAAAAACGTATTCTGATCTTACCAAACAAGACAGAAGCTTTATAACCAGACTGGTGGAGGGGACCCTTGAGAGGCTGTTAACCCTGGACTTTTATATCAATAGTTATTCCAGTGTAAAAGTCGGGAAAATGAAGCCATTGATAAGGACCCTTCTTCGTCTTTCTGTGTACCAGTTAAAATATATGGATCAGGTTCCGGACAGCGCTGTCTGCAATGAGGCAGTTAAGCTGGCTGGAAAACGAGGCTTTAAGAGCCTTTCCGGTTTTATGAACGGAGTACTTAGAAATATCGCCAGAAATACCAAAGAAGATTACCATTCCCTTGAGCAGAAGGACCGGATAGGATATCTGGAGGTAGCTTATTCAACACCTCGCTGGATGATTGAGAAATGGTTAAAGGAATACTCCTATGAGACAGTAAAGGGAATGCTTGCTGCTCAGTTTGAAGAGAGCAGAGGAACTACAGTTAGGGTCAACCAGTCTGTTAATACCCCGGAGGAGTTATTAGAGATACTGAAAAAAGAAAATATAGCAGCAGCAAAGGGTATTTATAATGATACGGCACTTAAGCTGTTAAACTATGAAACCATGGATGCAATCAAAGCCTTTTCTGATGGCAGATTTACGGTACAGGATGAAAGCTCCATGCTTATAGGGTTTATTTCCGATGTAAAAGCAGGAGATTATATTATTGATGTCTGTGCAGCTCCAGGTGGTAAATCTCTTCATGTGGCAGATCTTCTTAAAGGTTCAGGGAAAGTGGATGCCAGGGACCTTACTGAGTATAAGGTGTCCTTAATCAATGAGAACATTGCCAGGTTGGGCTATGACAATATAGAAGCATGCTGTATGGATGCCAAAGAGCTGGATGAGGAGAGCGTTGGGAAGGCAGATATCGTGATTGCGGACCTGCCCTGTTCCGGTCTTGGTGTTATTGGAAAGAAACCTGACATAAAGTATAATATGACAGAAGAAAAACAAAAGGAACTAATCAAGCTGCAGCGTGAAATATTAACAACAGTAAGCCAGTATGTCAAAGAAGAAGGAACCTTGATATACAGCACCTGTACCGTTAATAAGGATGAAAATCTGGATAATGTTGAATGGTTCGTAAGGAATTTTCCGTTTCAGCTGGAGAGTATTGAAAAATACCTTCCGGAAAATATCAGTTCTGATACAAAACAAATGGGGTATTTGCAATTAATACCCGGAATACACAATACAGACGGTTTTTTTATGGCAAGACTTAAAAAACTGAAATGTTTATGA